One part of the Aurantibacillus circumpalustris genome encodes these proteins:
- the rocD gene encoding ornithine--oxo-acid transaminase: MIETGTKSTHLMELEDTFGAHNYHPIPVVLDRGEGVYVWDVDGKKYFDFLAAYSAVNQGHCHPRIIKALTTQAQKLTLTSRAFYNSVLGEYEKYITSYFGYDKVLPMNTGVEGGETALKLARRWAYDVKGVKENQAKMVFAKGNFWGRTLAAISASSDPSSTNGFGPFLPGYELVEYNDLAALEASIKDPNTAAFMVEPIQGEAGVVVPNEGYLKGVRALCDKYNVLFIADEVQTGLARTGKMLACDHEDVKPDILILGKALSGGLLPVSAVLANDEVMLTIKPGEHGSTYGGNPLACAVAMEALKVLKDEKLAENSEKLGIIFREEMNKLVKETDIVTLVRGRGLFNAIVIKEKNGKTAWDVCVKFAENGLLAKPTHGDIIRFAPPLVITKEQLMECVAIIRKVILSFD, from the coding sequence ATGATTGAGACAGGGACAAAGAGTACCCATTTAATGGAATTAGAAGATACTTTCGGAGCACACAATTACCATCCTATTCCGGTTGTATTAGATAGGGGGGAGGGTGTTTACGTTTGGGATGTTGACGGAAAAAAGTACTTCGATTTTTTGGCTGCGTATAGTGCGGTAAACCAAGGACATTGTCATCCCCGTATTATCAAAGCCTTAACTACGCAAGCTCAAAAACTTACGTTAACATCTCGTGCGTTTTATAATTCGGTTTTGGGTGAATACGAAAAATACATTACTTCTTATTTTGGTTACGATAAAGTTTTACCAATGAATACAGGTGTTGAAGGTGGTGAAACGGCTTTAAAATTAGCGCGTCGTTGGGCCTATGATGTTAAAGGTGTTAAAGAAAATCAAGCAAAAATGGTTTTCGCAAAAGGAAATTTTTGGGGAAGAACTTTAGCTGCAATTTCTGCAAGCAGCGATCCAAGCAGTACGAATGGTTTCGGGCCTTTTTTACCAGGCTATGAATTAGTAGAGTACAATGACCTTGCAGCTTTGGAGGCATCTATTAAAGATCCGAATACTGCGGCTTTTATGGTAGAGCCAATACAAGGTGAAGCGGGAGTTGTTGTGCCAAATGAAGGGTATTTGAAAGGCGTAAGAGCTCTTTGTGATAAGTATAACGTCTTGTTTATTGCCGACGAAGTGCAAACCGGTTTAGCAAGAACGGGAAAAATGTTAGCTTGCGATCACGAAGATGTAAAACCAGACATTTTAATTTTAGGCAAGGCATTAAGCGGAGGTTTGTTACCAGTTAGTGCCGTGTTAGCAAACGATGAAGTTATGTTAACTATTAAGCCGGGTGAGCATGGAAGTACCTATGGTGGAAATCCATTAGCTTGTGCCGTTGCCATGGAAGCATTAAAAGTTTTAAAAGACGAAAAGCTTGCTGAAAACTCAGAAAAACTTGGAATTATTTTTCGCGAGGAAATGAATAAACTAGTTAAGGAAACGGATATTGTTACTTTAGTGCGAGGAAGAGGTTTATTCAATGCCATCGTAATAAAAGAAAAAAATGGCAAAACGGCTTGGGATGTGTGTGTGAAGTTTGCAGAGAATGGACTTTTAGCGAAACCTACACATGGAGATATTATTCGTTTTGCGCCACCACTTGTTATTACCAAAGAGCAATTAATGGAATGTGTTGCTATTATTAGAAAAGTTATTTTATCCTTCGATTAA
- a CDS encoding rhodanese-like domain-containing protein: MKEITATELKKLIDDKTDFQLIDVREEHEFDEVNIDGTLIPMGEALDRASEISKDKQVVIHCRSGKRSATVINALEGQGYTNLYNLKGGILAYIDEVGI, encoded by the coding sequence ATGAAAGAAATTACAGCTACTGAATTAAAAAAACTCATCGACGATAAAACCGATTTTCAATTGATTGATGTTCGTGAAGAACATGAGTTTGATGAAGTGAACATTGATGGCACCTTAATTCCTATGGGTGAAGCACTTGATCGTGCGAGTGAAATTTCAAAGGATAAACAAGTTGTCATTCATTGTCGCAGTGGTAAACGCAGCGCAACTGTTATTAATGCACTTGAAGGCCAAGGCTATACTAATTTATATAATTTAAAAGGTGGAATACTTGCCTATATTGACGAAGTAGGAATTTAA
- a CDS encoding tetratricopeptide repeat protein, with the protein MSEFDDDADGLNDKEFEENLRLFEDMLATGQVHFFDADDIEEIIDYYLQWLNYELAKKAIDYGLERYPFSSIIKIRYAQYLSSQHYTYEALAILNEVEQIERSNFELYMARGFIYSQMGLGEQAIENFKNAIPLAEQKDEVYVALGVEFLNDDKADDALYYLKKAIKLNPKNEVALNELSLCFDLTGKSDEAIAFFGQYIDNHPYSYFAWFNLGLGYGRIGLFEKAIEAYDYAIAINEQFSSAYFNKANSLAQLNKFEAAIEVYKETFKYEEQEPTTYYYIGECYENLDRFEESLVNYNKCVKLDPANADAWLGIGVVLDAMNRLTEGVHYIKKAIEINPNEPEYWYVFAELQEKLGFIEEAAMAYQRVIELEYPDFDVWLDYAKLLHQNGYIDDAIKNLNEGIKKFPDVAELYYRLGIILLEKNRRKESLDVLTRAMDMDYSKHDEIFEYAPVLKNDKEILNLISGFKK; encoded by the coding sequence ATGAGTGAGTTTGACGACGATGCTGATGGATTGAATGATAAGGAATTTGAAGAGAACTTAAGGCTTTTCGAAGATATGCTGGCTACTGGTCAGGTTCATTTTTTTGATGCGGATGATATTGAAGAAATAATTGATTATTATCTTCAATGGTTAAATTATGAGCTGGCTAAAAAAGCCATAGACTATGGTTTAGAACGCTATCCGTTTTCTTCCATTATTAAAATACGCTATGCCCAATATCTTTCAAGTCAGCATTACACATATGAAGCGCTTGCTATTCTCAACGAAGTAGAACAAATTGAGCGCAGCAACTTCGAACTTTATATGGCACGCGGGTTTATTTACAGCCAAATGGGTCTTGGCGAGCAAGCAATCGAAAATTTTAAAAACGCTATTCCACTTGCTGAACAAAAAGATGAGGTATACGTGGCTTTAGGTGTTGAGTTTTTAAATGACGATAAAGCCGATGACGCTTTGTATTATCTTAAAAAAGCAATTAAATTAAATCCTAAAAATGAAGTTGCCTTAAACGAACTTTCTCTTTGTTTTGATCTTACCGGAAAATCAGATGAGGCTATCGCGTTCTTTGGACAGTATATTGATAACCACCCATACAGTTATTTTGCTTGGTTTAACTTAGGTTTGGGTTATGGACGCATTGGTTTGTTTGAAAAAGCAATTGAAGCCTATGATTATGCCATTGCCATTAACGAACAATTTAGTTCTGCCTATTTTAATAAAGCTAACTCTTTAGCTCAGTTAAATAAATTTGAAGCGGCCATAGAAGTTTATAAAGAAACCTTTAAATACGAAGAACAAGAACCAACGACTTATTATTACATAGGCGAATGTTACGAGAACCTTGATCGTTTTGAAGAGTCGCTTGTGAACTATAACAAATGTGTGAAATTAGATCCAGCGAATGCAGACGCCTGGTTGGGAATTGGCGTTGTGTTAGACGCTATGAATCGTTTAACCGAAGGTGTACATTACATTAAAAAAGCCATTGAAATAAATCCCAACGAACCTGAGTATTGGTATGTTTTTGCAGAATTGCAGGAAAAACTTGGATTCATAGAAGAAGCAGCTATGGCTTATCAACGCGTAATAGAGCTAGAGTATCCTGATTTTGATGTATGGCTAGATTATGCTAAACTTTTGCATCAGAATGGGTATATTGACGACGCAATTAAAAATTTAAATGAGGGCATTAAAAAATTTCCGGATGTTGCAGAACTTTATTACCGTTTGGGAATAATATTGTTGGAAAAGAATCGTCGTAAAGAATCCTTGGACGTATTGACGAGAGCTATGGATATGGACTACTCTAAACACGATGAAATTTTTGAATACGCACCCGTTTTAAAAAACGATAAGGAAATTTTAAATTTAATCTCCGGTTTTAAAAAATAA
- a CDS encoding DUF1624 domain-containing protein, translating into MEKPNLNSRIISIDFMRGLVIAIMAIDHIRDLLHTTALINDPLDLNTSSPALFMTRWITHICAPVFVFLAGTSAYLTLINQNHLAKTKQFLRSRGLLLMFLEITVVGFGVWFDIYFRTFLFQVIFAIGAGFLILSFLLKIHAKYLGVLGVCILIFHNLTPLVHIDKGTALGFVWSLLFDRGFFKLGDDRALMIGYAIVPWLGILLCGFSFGKVFSLSNEKRSRILVLLALISLFTFILLRSFNLYGDQNPWSVQSTFINSFFSFINLTKYPPSLLYACATLSIMFFIMWLADNKNNRFMRIFVVYGRVPMFFYILHWYIIHISMFVMIRIQGVEWKDMPFGIMQFGRPDSGVGLHLPYIYIYWICLIILMYPLCNWYGNYKAKNRQIRWLKYF; encoded by the coding sequence ATGGAAAAACCAAACCTCAACTCGCGAATTATTTCAATTGATTTTATGCGTGGTTTAGTTATCGCTATTATGGCGATTGATCATATTCGCGATCTTTTACATACAACAGCTTTAATCAACGATCCACTTGATCTCAACACTTCTAGTCCGGCTCTTTTCATGACACGTTGGATAACACATATTTGCGCTCCCGTTTTTGTTTTTCTTGCAGGTACCTCAGCTTATCTTACTTTAATAAATCAAAACCATCTTGCCAAAACAAAACAGTTTTTGCGTAGCAGAGGTTTATTACTTATGTTTTTAGAAATTACAGTCGTTGGCTTTGGTGTTTGGTTTGATATTTATTTTCGAACTTTTTTGTTTCAAGTAATTTTTGCAATAGGCGCCGGCTTCCTTATTTTATCTTTTCTTTTAAAAATTCACGCGAAGTATCTAGGTGTTCTAGGTGTGTGTATTCTTATTTTTCACAACCTCACACCTTTGGTGCATATTGATAAGGGAACAGCTCTTGGTTTTGTTTGGAGCCTGTTGTTTGATCGTGGATTTTTTAAACTTGGCGATGACCGCGCGTTAATGATTGGTTATGCCATTGTCCCTTGGCTAGGAATTTTATTATGTGGTTTTAGTTTCGGAAAGGTTTTTTCTCTAAGCAATGAAAAACGTTCCAGAATACTTGTGTTATTAGCACTTATAAGTCTCTTTACTTTTATTCTCCTACGCAGTTTTAATTTATATGGAGATCAAAATCCATGGTCTGTACAATCAACATTTATCAATTCATTCTTCTCCTTTATTAATCTTACTAAATACCCGCCATCCTTATTATATGCATGCGCTACTTTATCTATTATGTTTTTTATTATGTGGTTGGCTGACAATAAAAACAATCGCTTTATGCGAATTTTTGTTGTTTACGGCAGAGTACCTATGTTTTTTTATATTCTGCATTGGTACATCATTCATATTTCTATGTTTGTGATGATTCGTATTCAAGGTGTTGAATGGAAAGATATGCCTTTTGGGATTATGCAATTTGGAAGACCTGATTCGGGTGTTGGATTGCATTTACCTTACATTTATATTTATTGGATTTGCTTGATAATTTTAATGTATCCTTTGTGTAATTGGTATGGAAATTACAAGGCCAAAAACAGACAAATCAGGTGGCTAAAATACTTCTAA
- a CDS encoding XRE family transcriptional regulator: protein MSKISSNIRFLRQLKGLSQEQLADELQVTRSRIGGYEEARNEPPIDLLIRLSEYFHIAIDALVRGDLKKTNLDGLMKIGKNRILFPILLDPDGNNMVELIPLKASAGYVRGYADPEYIERLPQMRLPFLPTGKHRAFPIKGDSMPPIKEGSFVIGKYLEKFDEVKFGQTYIVVTKEDGLMYKRIMSYNKKEAAFELHSDNTAYQPFKVKAEDILEIWEYTCSINMNQYQNEELNLDSIMNMLRGLKVELAEIKKEKKIN, encoded by the coding sequence ATGAGCAAAATATCCTCCAACATCCGTTTTTTACGTCAGCTAAAAGGCTTGTCACAAGAGCAATTAGCCGATGAATTACAAGTTACCCGTTCACGTATTGGCGGTTACGAAGAAGCGCGTAATGAACCGCCTATTGATCTTCTTATACGGCTTTCGGAATATTTTCACATTGCCATTGATGCTCTTGTAAGAGGTGATCTTAAAAAAACAAATCTCGATGGTTTAATGAAAATTGGTAAAAACCGTATTTTATTTCCGATTCTTTTAGATCCGGATGGAAATAACATGGTAGAATTAATTCCACTAAAAGCTTCTGCTGGTTATGTGAGAGGTTATGCTGATCCCGAATACATTGAACGTTTACCTCAAATGCGATTACCTTTTTTACCAACTGGTAAACACCGTGCTTTTCCTATTAAAGGAGATAGTATGCCGCCTATAAAAGAAGGATCATTTGTTATCGGAAAATACTTAGAAAAATTTGATGAAGTTAAATTTGGTCAAACTTATATTGTTGTAACTAAAGAAGACGGCTTAATGTATAAACGCATTATGTCATACAATAAAAAGGAAGCTGCTTTTGAATTACATTCTGATAACACCGCTTACCAACCGTTTAAAGTAAAAGCAGAAGATATTTTAGAAATATGGGAATACACATGCAGTATTAACATGAATCAATATCAAAATGAAGAGCTAAATCTCGACAGTATTATGAATATGTTGCGCGGTTTAAAAGTAGAGTTGGCGGAAATTAAGAAAGAGAAAAAAATTAATTGA
- a CDS encoding DedA family protein → MLHTFIDFFLHLDKHLAEIMQNYQTTTYFILCLIIFCETGLVATPFLPGDSLLFAAGMLTASTGILNIWLLIPLLIISAILGDNVNYFVGRFFGEKVFEIKFLERFIKREYLDKTHAFYEKHGGKTIIMARFVPIVRTFAPFAAGLGKMNYSKYISFCLFGGILWVSLLSLAGYYLGGIPVIKNNFEKVILGIIFVSVLPILFSAVKSKLDKKPA, encoded by the coding sequence ATGTTACACACGTTCATCGATTTCTTTCTTCATTTAGATAAACATCTTGCTGAAATAATGCAGAATTATCAAACAACTACCTATTTTATTTTGTGCCTAATTATATTTTGCGAAACGGGTTTGGTAGCAACTCCGTTTTTACCTGGCGACTCTCTTCTTTTTGCAGCAGGTATGCTAACCGCCAGTACAGGTATTTTGAATATTTGGTTGTTGATTCCTTTATTAATTATTTCCGCCATTCTTGGTGATAATGTAAATTATTTTGTTGGACGTTTTTTTGGAGAAAAGGTTTTTGAAATCAAATTTTTAGAACGCTTTATTAAACGTGAGTATCTTGATAAGACACATGCTTTCTACGAAAAACATGGCGGTAAAACAATTATTATGGCTCGTTTTGTGCCCATTGTAAGAACCTTTGCTCCTTTTGCGGCTGGCTTAGGTAAAATGAATTACTCAAAATACATTTCTTTCTGTTTATTTGGCGGAATTTTATGGGTAAGCCTTCTTTCTCTTGCAGGGTATTATTTAGGCGGTATTCCGGTAATTAAGAACAATTTTGAAAAAGTGATATTAGGAATCATTTTTGTATCCGTTCTTCCAATCTTATTTTCGGCAGTAAAAAGTAAACTGGATAAAAAACCTGCTTGA
- a CDS encoding phosphosulfolactate synthase produces the protein MANKYNFNLSHLPERTIRPRKNGVTMVMDKGISLRQAEDFLSVSADYVDFIKLGFGTSLITKDVKKKVKLYRDAGMQVYVGGTLFEAFVVRNKFDDYLKYIADLGMNCAEVSDGSIELEHDKKCEYIRTLAKNYTVLSEVGSKEEGVIIHPARWINMMLNELEAGAFKVIAEARESGTVGIYHKNGSAHNMLINRIVNKVKIENIIWETPQKSQQAYFIKLFGCDVNLGNIGVDDVIPLETLRLGLRGDTFFSFLPEEMKQPI, from the coding sequence ATGGCAAATAAATATAATTTTAATCTGTCGCATTTACCTGAGCGCACTATCAGACCACGTAAAAATGGTGTAACCATGGTTATGGATAAAGGTATTAGTCTTAGGCAGGCTGAAGATTTTTTAAGCGTGTCGGCAGATTATGTTGACTTTATTAAATTAGGTTTCGGTACGTCCTTAATAACTAAAGATGTAAAGAAGAAAGTCAAACTATACCGCGATGCTGGCATGCAGGTGTATGTGGGTGGAACTTTGTTTGAAGCCTTTGTTGTTCGAAATAAGTTTGATGACTATCTGAAATATATTGCAGATCTGGGAATGAATTGTGCAGAAGTGAGTGATGGAAGTATAGAATTGGAACATGATAAGAAATGCGAATATATTAGAACGTTAGCAAAGAATTATACAGTATTAAGTGAGGTAGGAAGCAAAGAAGAAGGTGTCATTATTCATCCGGCACGTTGGATTAACATGATGTTAAACGAATTGGAAGCTGGCGCTTTTAAAGTAATAGCTGAAGCTCGTGAAAGTGGCACAGTGGGAATTTATCACAAAAACGGTAGCGCACATAACATGCTTATTAATCGCATTGTAAACAAAGTAAAAATTGAAAATATTATTTGGGAAACCCCACAAAAAAGTCAACAAGCCTATTTTATAAAACTTTTTGGATGTGATGTAAACCTTGGTAATATTGGCGTTGATGATGTTATACCACTTGAAACTTTACGCTTAGGATTGCGGGGAGATACTTTTTTTAGCTTTTTACCGGAAGAAATGAAACAACCTATTTAA
- a CDS encoding DUF7793 family protein, with product MDSKLVRIEIFGGAPIGEKEAKEMNNAVGVLSKGKEILVLMLADEIAQFSKEAMAFSAGDEGLMYTIADAMVVKSTAQRITANFYLKISKPKKPSKIFNSEKDAIKWLRAVESNLIPA from the coding sequence TTGGATTCAAAATTAGTTCGAATTGAAATCTTTGGTGGTGCGCCAATTGGTGAAAAGGAGGCTAAAGAGATGAACAACGCTGTAGGCGTTTTATCTAAAGGAAAAGAAATACTCGTTTTAATGTTGGCAGATGAAATAGCTCAATTTAGCAAAGAAGCCATGGCTTTTTCGGCAGGTGATGAAGGTCTAATGTATACAATTGCAGATGCCATGGTAGTGAAATCAACCGCACAACGCATTACTGCGAATTTTTATTTAAAGATTAGCAAACCAAAAAAACCAAGTAAGATTTTTAACTCTGAAAAAGATGCTATAAAGTGGCTTCGTGCAGTGGAAAGTAATTTAATTCCCGCTTAA